One Clostridia bacterium DNA segment encodes these proteins:
- a CDS encoding 30S ribosomal protein S21 gives MSEIKLKDNESLDNALRRFKRSCAKDGILSEVRKREHYEKPSVRRKKKSEAARKRKFK, from the coding sequence ATGTCAGAGATTAAGCTTAAGGACAACGAATCGTTGGATAATGCCCTGCGTAGATTTAAGCGTTCCTGCGCGAAGGACGGTATTCTTTCCGAAGTGCGCAAGAGAGAGCATTATGAAAAGCCTTCCGTTAGAAGGAAGAAGAAGTCGGAAGCTGCCCGCAAGAGAAAGTTCAAGTAA
- a CDS encoding TIGR01212 family radical SAM protein (This family includes YhcC from E. coli K-12, an uncharacterized radical SAM protein.), protein MDSREFIFSDNGKRYHTYDYYLRNRFGRKAAKLSVDGGFTCPNRDGTKGTDGCAFCSSSGSGDFCASGSVTRQLETQRGIMRAKWEVDAFIPYFQAGSGTYAPLPRLLALWDEALSFPGAVGLAVATRPDCLPDDVCDALAEISRRTFLTVELGLQTVNDGVALKLGRGHGFAEFESGFEKLRARGIPVCVHVINGLPGETREDMLKTASVLAEMKPDFMKIHLLHILKGTPLAELYAGGGFEAMTKEDYVSTVVSQIELFPPETVFERVTGDGKGEDLIAPRWSRRKREVLNAIDAEFRRRGTFQGDGYRG, encoded by the coding sequence GTGGACAGCCGGGAATTCATCTTCAGCGATAACGGGAAACGCTATCACACGTACGATTACTACCTGCGGAACCGCTTCGGGCGCAAGGCCGCGAAGCTTTCCGTCGACGGCGGCTTCACCTGCCCGAACCGCGACGGAACGAAGGGAACGGACGGCTGCGCCTTCTGCTCCAGCAGCGGAAGCGGCGACTTCTGCGCCTCCGGCAGCGTCACGCGCCAGCTCGAAACGCAGCGCGGAATCATGCGCGCAAAGTGGGAGGTCGACGCCTTTATCCCCTATTTTCAGGCCGGGAGCGGCACTTACGCGCCCCTGCCGCGCCTGCTCGCGCTCTGGGACGAGGCGTTGAGCTTTCCCGGCGCGGTCGGACTCGCGGTCGCGACGCGGCCGGACTGCCTGCCCGACGACGTCTGCGACGCGCTCGCGGAGATTTCGCGGCGCACGTTTCTCACCGTCGAGCTCGGTTTGCAGACGGTCAACGACGGCGTCGCGCTGAAGCTCGGACGCGGGCACGGCTTCGCGGAGTTCGAAAGCGGATTTGAAAAACTGCGGGCGCGCGGGATCCCCGTATGCGTCCACGTTATAAACGGCCTGCCCGGCGAAACACGCGAGGATATGCTGAAAACCGCGTCCGTTCTCGCCGAGATGAAGCCCGACTTTATGAAGATACATCTGCTCCACATTCTCAAAGGCACTCCGCTCGCGGAGCTTTACGCCGGCGGCGGCTTCGAGGCGATGACGAAGGAGGATTACGTTTCCACCGTCGTCAGTCAGATCGAGCTGTTCCCGCCGGAAACGGTGTTCGAGCGCGTCACCGGCGACGGCAAGGGCGAAGATCTGATCGCGCCGCGCTGGAGCCGCAGAAAGCGCGAGGTCCTCAACGCGATCGACGCGGAATTCCGCCGCAGAGGAACATTCCAGGGCGACGGATACCGCGGGTGA
- a CDS encoding RluA family pseudouridine synthase, with protein sequence MKELVIGKNDAGQHLDKFISKAFPFMPQSMLYRAVRTKHIKLNGKRCEPSDRLSEGDTVTLYLNDDVLTKKERAVADLPPVDVVYQDENIMLVNKPVGLSVHDDESGDPDTLIARVIKSLTDSGEYSPEGENSFVPALCNRIDRNTCGIVIVAKNAEALRIMNRMIAERRVKKHYLCLVHGVPEPRSATLKAFIRKDEEKKRSFVTDEPAKGALTMITKYEVLKTDGDISLLTVDLLTGRTHQIRAHMAHIGHPLVGDGKYGSNALYRKSGRRWQALCAASVTFDFGGEGETLEYLDGKTFSVPDPDFVGDVRQR encoded by the coding sequence ATGAAGGAGCTCGTTATCGGCAAAAACGACGCGGGGCAGCATCTCGACAAGTTTATAAGCAAAGCGTTTCCTTTTATGCCGCAGTCGATGCTCTACCGCGCCGTCCGCACGAAGCATATAAAGCTGAACGGTAAACGCTGCGAACCGTCCGACCGCCTCTCCGAAGGCGATACGGTTACGCTTTATCTCAACGACGACGTTCTGACGAAGAAAGAGCGCGCCGTTGCCGACCTGCCGCCCGTCGACGTCGTTTATCAGGACGAAAACATAATGCTCGTAAACAAGCCCGTCGGTCTATCCGTACACGACGACGAAAGCGGCGATCCCGATACGCTCATTGCCCGCGTGATCAAGTCGCTGACCGACAGCGGCGAATACTCGCCCGAAGGTGAAAACTCCTTCGTTCCCGCGCTCTGCAACCGCATAGACAGAAACACCTGCGGCATAGTTATCGTGGCGAAAAACGCGGAAGCGCTGCGGATCATGAACAGAATGATAGCGGAACGGCGCGTGAAAAAGCACTACCTGTGCCTCGTACACGGCGTTCCCGAACCGAGAAGCGCAACGCTGAAGGCTTTTATCCGCAAGGATGAAGAGAAAAAGCGCTCCTTCGTTACGGACGAGCCGGCAAAGGGCGCTTTGACTATGATAACCAAATATGAAGTTTTGAAGACCGACGGGGATATTTCCCTGCTCACCGTCGACCTGCTGACCGGACGCACGCACCAGATACGCGCACATATGGCGCATATCGGGCATCCGCTCGTCGGTGACGGTAAGTACGGAAGCAACGCGCTTTACCGCAAAAGCGGAAGGCGCTGGCAGGCGCTCTGCGCCGCCTCCGTCACCTTCGATTTCGGCGGCGAGGGCGAAACGCTCGAATACCTCGACGGAAAGACCTTCTCTGTTCCCGATCCCGACTTCGTCGGAGACGTCAGACAACGATAA
- a CDS encoding LCP family protein — translation MNRKDKRLLIIMISVIVVLTVCVGLLLTWLMTGSVFKEEIRSGSEPIPIDDNGEWADIDIKTPDDMNDGRTQKKDVYTFVCCGIDIDEFRADTIMLVTLDMNTKTANVLHILRDTFVHANGRNYKINSFYARKKSDGIRQIIYNTMGIYPNYYVTLNFKAFRNIVDIIGGVEIDVPFDMRYSDPTQGLNINLKKGKQLLDGDKAEQFVRYRKGSGGDGSDESRQKRQEQFLTVFMQKCIDTCKDDPAKALDIVTQMIEHMKTNLSIAELTTFAHYGMEIGVDNLHFHTLPGNYKWVNKTCYYQGYSDQTRKLLNEYLNPYEESLSSKYVKFDDPGDYGKPDSGGSDDSDSEDESSSRGRSSGEESESGSSEEDPSSFDVIDESSSSQDEKSSSSNAGSSSSSSSSSASSSSSKGE, via the coding sequence ATGAACAGAAAGGATAAGCGCCTTCTTATCATAATGATTTCGGTCATAGTCGTTCTGACCGTATGCGTAGGTTTGCTGCTGACGTGGCTTATGACCGGCTCGGTCTTCAAAGAGGAGATCCGCAGCGGCAGCGAGCCGATTCCTATAGACGACAACGGCGAATGGGCGGATATAGACATCAAGACCCCCGACGATATGAACGACGGACGAACTCAGAAAAAGGACGTTTACACCTTCGTCTGCTGCGGCATAGATATCGACGAATTCAGAGCGGATACCATTATGCTCGTGACGCTCGATATGAATACCAAGACCGCTAACGTGCTCCATATTCTGCGCGACACCTTCGTCCATGCTAACGGCAGGAATTACAAGATCAACAGCTTCTACGCGCGCAAAAAGAGCGACGGTATCCGGCAGATAATATACAACACAATGGGGATATACCCCAATTACTACGTCACGCTGAACTTCAAGGCGTTCCGTAACATAGTCGACATAATCGGTGGCGTCGAAATAGACGTGCCGTTCGATATGCGATACTCCGACCCGACGCAGGGGCTGAACATCAACCTGAAAAAGGGCAAGCAGCTGCTTGACGGCGACAAAGCGGAGCAGTTCGTCCGTTACCGCAAGGGGTCCGGCGGCGACGGGAGCGACGAGAGCAGGCAGAAACGCCAGGAACAGTTCCTTACCGTGTTCATGCAGAAGTGTATCGATACCTGCAAGGACGATCCCGCGAAGGCGCTGGACATCGTTACTCAGATGATCGAGCATATGAAAACAAACCTTTCGATTGCCGAGCTGACGACCTTCGCGCATTACGGTATGGAGATCGGCGTGGATAATCTGCATTTCCATACGCTGCCCGGCAATTACAAATGGGTGAACAAGACCTGCTACTATCAGGGCTATTCCGACCAGACGCGCAAGCTGCTCAACGAGTATCTCAACCCATACGAGGAGAGTCTGTCGAGCAAATATGTGAAGTTCGACGATCCCGGCGACTACGGCAAGCCCGACAGCGGCGGAAGCGACGACAGCGACAGCGAGGACGAAAGCTCGTCGCGCGGCAGATCGTCGGGTGAAGAGAGTGAGTCCGGCTCATCCGAGGAGGATCCGTCCTCCTTTGACGTGATTGACGAAAGCTCGTCGTCGCAGGATGAGAAATCCTCGTCGTCGAATGCCGGATCATCATCCTCGTCTTCATCTTCGTCCGCGTCATCTTCATCATCAAAGGGTGAATAA
- the nadD gene encoding nicotinate (nicotinamide) nucleotide adenylyltransferase has translation MSDKRGKLNIGLYGGSFDPVHKGHVRVAHAFLRQMKPEKLIVMPCRIPPHKDKTDGAGGEARLRMLRAAFAKDEKVEISDFELKKDGVSYTVETLRELKKQYPDRNILLVVGADMFLTLREWKEAAEIMALCEPCVYDREHSSKEIRAYAEGLKRDFGTETRFIKGANVDLSSTVLRSALSEDKPVGGLIPKAVRGIIDETGVYRSEEYRLKLYRCESERLVEEKRFNHILRVEKAAVALAEHYGADVYKARAAALLHDVTKRKTHEEQLNMAREFGIIGAEEFDKSPKVAHAFTASAYAEHRFLISDSDLLNAIRYHTTGRAGMSLLEKIIFLADGIEEGRVFDGVEEIRRAAFEDIDLAMLISLEKTKEKVDKSGAYLHPYTAEAIAFFRDAVKN, from the coding sequence TTGTCTGATAAGAGGGGAAAACTGAATATCGGACTTTACGGCGGCTCTTTCGACCCCGTCCACAAGGGGCACGTCCGTGTCGCGCACGCTTTTCTGCGGCAGATGAAGCCGGAAAAGCTCATCGTGATGCCGTGCCGTATCCCGCCGCACAAAGATAAAACGGACGGCGCGGGCGGTGAAGCGCGTCTGCGGATGCTCCGCGCCGCGTTCGCAAAGGACGAAAAAGTCGAGATTTCCGACTTTGAACTGAAAAAAGACGGCGTCAGCTACACCGTTGAGACGCTGCGCGAGCTGAAAAAGCAATACCCGGACCGCAATATTCTCCTTGTCGTCGGCGCGGATATGTTCCTTACGCTGCGCGAATGGAAGGAAGCAGCCGAGATTATGGCGCTCTGCGAGCCGTGCGTCTACGACCGTGAACACAGCTCGAAGGAAATACGCGCTTACGCCGAAGGGCTGAAACGCGATTTCGGCACGGAAACGCGTTTCATAAAAGGCGCGAACGTCGACCTGTCCTCGACCGTTCTTCGTTCCGCTCTCTCCGAGGATAAACCCGTCGGCGGGCTCATCCCGAAGGCGGTGCGCGGCATTATTGACGAGACGGGCGTTTACCGTTCGGAGGAATACCGTCTTAAACTGTACCGCTGCGAATCCGAGCGGCTCGTAGAGGAAAAGCGCTTCAACCACATCCTGCGCGTTGAGAAGGCCGCCGTCGCGCTTGCCGAACATTACGGCGCCGACGTTTATAAGGCGCGCGCCGCCGCGCTGCTTCACGACGTTACGAAACGAAAAACTCACGAGGAACAGTTGAATATGGCGCGTGAGTTTGGTATAATCGGGGCGGAAGAGTTTGATAAAAGTCCGAAGGTGGCGCATGCGTTCACCGCGTCCGCGTATGCGGAGCACAGATTCCTGATCAGCGATAGCGACCTGTTGAATGCGATACGTTACCACACGACCGGCAGAGCGGGAATGAGCTTATTGGAAAAGATTATCTTCCTCGCCGACGGAATTGAAGAGGGGCGCGTTTTTGACGGCGTTGAAGAGATCAGACGCGCCGCGTTCGAGGATATAGACCTCGCGATGCTTATTTCACTTGAAAAGACGAAGGAAAAAGTTGATAAAAGCGGCGCGTATCTGCATCCGTATACCGCCGAGGCGATAGCGTTTTTCAGAGACGCGGTAAAGAACTGA
- a CDS encoding aminopeptidase P family protein, whose amino-acid sequence MNTYKRFAERIKGEVDAVVAFSPINRRWLTDFKSTAGYVVVTPERCFLGVDFRYIEAAKKAGEAAGIDVFMYEKQLESLAKLLAELDVETVGYEEEFMTVAQFKNFKAALGKYRYVGVSALFTQERSVKEPFEIERMAKAQEITDKAFMHALSIIRTGMTERQLRNEIDSFFINNGADGNAFESIVLSGENTSRPHGVPGDREFRTGDLILMDTGSMFDGYCSDMTRTVALGYIKDEAVEAYNAVLAAQEVALNSIKAGEKAAMMDKAARDVLASYGWSKEFGHSLGHGVGLEIHESPYQSTVSKDILKAGQVVTVEPGVYFEGKFGIRIEDMVLVTETGLRNFTGSKKQLIVV is encoded by the coding sequence ATGAACACCTACAAAAGATTTGCCGAGCGCATCAAGGGAGAAGTCGACGCCGTCGTCGCGTTCTCGCCGATAAACCGCCGCTGGCTGACCGATTTCAAATCCACGGCCGGATACGTTGTCGTAACGCCCGAACGCTGCTTCCTCGGCGTTGATTTCCGCTATATCGAGGCCGCGAAAAAAGCCGGCGAAGCGGCCGGCATAGACGTGTTTATGTACGAAAAACAGCTTGAGAGCCTCGCGAAGCTGCTCGCCGAGCTTGACGTTGAAACCGTCGGATACGAAGAAGAATTCATGACCGTCGCGCAGTTCAAAAACTTCAAGGCCGCGCTCGGCAAATACAGATACGTCGGCGTTTCCGCGCTCTTCACGCAGGAGCGCTCGGTAAAGGAGCCGTTCGAGATCGAGCGAATGGCGAAGGCGCAGGAGATAACCGACAAGGCGTTCATGCACGCGCTTTCCATCATCCGCACCGGAATGACCGAAAGGCAGCTCCGCAACGAAATAGACTCCTTCTTTATCAACAACGGCGCGGACGGAAACGCCTTTGAATCCATCGTGCTTTCCGGCGAAAACACCTCCCGTCCGCACGGAGTTCCCGGCGACAGGGAGTTCCGCACCGGCGACCTCATCCTCATGGATACCGGCAGTATGTTCGACGGCTACTGCTCCGATATGACGCGCACCGTCGCGCTCGGATACATTAAGGACGAAGCCGTGGAGGCCTACAACGCCGTCCTCGCGGCGCAGGAAGTCGCGCTGAACAGCATAAAAGCCGGCGAAAAAGCCGCCATGATGGACAAGGCGGCGCGCGACGTTTTGGCTTCTTACGGCTGGTCGAAGGAGTTCGGCCATTCGCTCGGACACGGCGTCGGACTTGAGATCCACGAGAGTCCATACCAGAGCACCGTTTCGAAGGATATTCTGAAGGCCGGCCAAGTGGTGACCGTCGAGCCCGGCGTGTATTTTGAAGGCAAGTTCGGCATACGCATTGAAGATATGGTGCTCGTCACCGAAACGGGACTTCGCAACTTTACCGGCTCCAAAAAGCAGCTTATCGTTGTCTGA
- a CDS encoding TIM barrel protein, whose product MWYFGTAGTPDGYDGKSSVAYVSWVKEKGLNAFEYQCGRGVRVSPETASGIRSEAEKHGVRLSLHAPYFISLSSVDPQKRLNSIDYIMQSAAAAAAMGAGRIIVHSGSVSGMERKEAVALAAQTLKQAIGALDEAGLGHIAICPETMGKQNQLGTVGEVCGFCLLDERLIPCVDFGHLYARSLGEVEGYEASLAVLDEIADALGTERMRNLHIHFSHIEYTAGGEKRHLNFRDGRFGPDFEPLCRALEKRGAEPVIISESAGMQDEDALEMKRIHEKG is encoded by the coding sequence ATGTGGTATTTCGGCACCGCCGGCACGCCCGACGGATATGACGGAAAAAGCTCCGTCGCATACGTTTCATGGGTGAAAGAAAAAGGCCTAAACGCTTTTGAATACCAGTGCGGCAGGGGAGTGCGCGTTTCGCCGGAAACGGCGTCAGGCATCCGCTCGGAAGCGGAAAAGCACGGCGTGCGCCTTTCGCTCCACGCGCCGTATTTCATTTCGCTCAGCTCCGTCGATCCGCAGAAGCGGCTCAACAGCATAGACTACATAATGCAGTCCGCGGCGGCAGCCGCCGCGATGGGCGCGGGCAGGATAATCGTACACTCCGGCAGCGTTTCCGGCATGGAACGCAAAGAAGCCGTCGCGCTCGCGGCGCAGACGCTGAAGCAGGCGATCGGCGCGCTCGATGAAGCCGGACTCGGCCATATCGCGATCTGTCCCGAAACAATGGGCAAGCAGAACCAGCTCGGCACCGTAGGCGAGGTCTGCGGCTTCTGCCTGCTCGACGAACGGCTGATACCGTGCGTCGATTTCGGCCATCTTTACGCCCGTTCGCTCGGCGAAGTCGAGGGCTATGAAGCGTCGCTCGCCGTTCTCGACGAGATCGCCGACGCGCTCGGTACGGAGCGCATGAGAAATCTGCACATACACTTTTCGCATATCGAATACACCGCCGGCGGCGAAAAACGCCACCTCAACTTCCGTGACGGACGGTTCGGCCCGGATTTCGAGCCGCTCTGCCGCGCGCTCGAAAAGAGGGGCGCCGAGCCGGTGATAATCTCCGAGTCCGCGGGAATGCAGGACGAGGACGCGCTTGAAATGAAGCGCATACACGAAAAAGGATAA
- the radC gene encoding DNA repair protein RadC — protein sequence MSENKSIHNGHRQRVRERFCETGLESFADHNVLELVLFYSVPRKDTNELAHSLIEHFGSLYAVFEASVERLMEVPGISYNSAVLIRLFPEVLKRYSLSKQGKGIVLKNINDIADYVSGFFIGESVESFYVVCLDGKNKVICSEKHSVGSTSVTAVVIPRVIDSAVKHKASGIIIAHNHPSTSAQPSGDDRCITSKIGKLLEEMRIQLIDHIIVGFDGKCTSMREIGLIDM from the coding sequence ATGTCTGAGAATAAAAGCATACATAACGGGCACAGACAGAGAGTGAGGGAGCGGTTCTGCGAAACGGGGCTCGAATCCTTCGCCGACCACAACGTGCTGGAGCTTGTACTGTTCTACTCCGTACCGCGAAAAGATACAAACGAACTCGCCCACAGCCTTATCGAGCATTTCGGCTCGCTGTACGCGGTTTTTGAAGCGAGTGTGGAGCGGCTTATGGAGGTTCCGGGCATATCTTATAACTCTGCGGTTCTGATAAGGCTTTTCCCCGAGGTCTTGAAAAGGTATTCTTTGTCAAAGCAGGGGAAAGGCATAGTTTTGAAGAACATAAATGATATAGCGGATTACGTATCCGGATTCTTTATAGGCGAAAGCGTGGAGTCGTTCTACGTAGTATGCCTCGACGGAAAAAACAAGGTGATTTGCAGCGAAAAACACTCCGTCGGTTCGACTTCCGTAACCGCCGTCGTTATTCCGCGGGTGATCGACAGCGCCGTAAAGCACAAAGCGAGCGGGATAATAATCGCGCATAACCATCCATCGACGTCGGCTCAGCCGTCCGGCGACGATCGCTGCATAACTTCAAAAATCGGGAAACTGCTTGAAGAGATGCGGATACAGCTGATCGACCACATTATAGTCGGTTTTGACGGTAAGTGTACGTCAATGCGCGAAATCGGCCTCATAGATATGTGA
- a CDS encoding YqeG family HAD IIIA-type phosphatase, producing the protein MKLFTPDVRLERVTQISAETLRAVGVKGVIVDLDNTLGGYDEPLPSQEVVEWAKGIVAAGFLLSIVSNNSHKKRVRAYGEALGVPCKRMSLKPLTFKLRRAAREMGLKRRDVCKVGDKVWNDVVGARLAGMKSILVTSTAKLKQREKEE; encoded by the coding sequence TTGAAGCTTTTTACCCCCGACGTCCGTTTGGAACGTGTAACCCAAATATCTGCCGAAACGCTCCGCGCCGTCGGTGTGAAGGGCGTAATTGTCGATCTCGATAACACCCTGGGCGGATACGACGAACCGCTTCCGTCTCAGGAGGTCGTCGAGTGGGCGAAGGGCATCGTCGCCGCGGGCTTTCTGCTGAGCATCGTTTCGAATAACTCGCACAAAAAGCGCGTCCGCGCATACGGAGAGGCGCTCGGCGTGCCGTGCAAGCGCATGTCGCTCAAGCCGCTGACCTTCAAACTCCGCCGAGCCGCGCGCGAGATGGGGCTGAAGCGTCGCGACGTATGCAAGGTGGGAGACAAGGTCTGGAACGACGTTGTCGGCGCGCGCCTCGCCGGGATGAAAAGCATTCTCGTCACATCGACGGCGAAACTGAAGCAGCGCGAAAAAGAGGAGTAA
- a CDS encoding leucine--tRNA ligase produces MGYDFKAIEKKWQDKWDELKPFAAVTGSEKPKFYALVEFPYPSGAGLHVGHPRSYTALDVIARKQRLSGYNVLYPMGWDAFGLPTENYAIKNKIHPEIVTRNNIARFKSQLKSLGLSFDWDREINTTDPDYFKWTQWIFLKLFERGLAYKKEMAVNFCTSCKCVLANEEVVGGVCERCGSEVIRKTKSQWMLKITEYAERLLSDLDDVDYIERVKTQQRNWIGRSKGAEVDFTTTAGDTLRIFTTRPDTLFGATYMVIAPEHPLIDKWREKLANFDAVSAYRDEAAHKSDFERTEVAKDKTGVKLDGVEAINPVNGKRIPIFISDYVLISYGTGAIMAVPGHDTRDWEFAKKFNVPIIEVVKGGNVEEAAFTDCETGVMVNSGFLDGLPVEEAKKKIVAWLAEKGIGEEKVTYKLRDWVFSRQRYWGEPIPIVHCEHCGYVPLPEDQLPLRLPEVESYEPSDDGSSPLAKIDSWVNTTCPKCGAPAKRETDTMPQWAGSSWYFLRYCDPHNDKALASKEALDYWTPVDWYNGGMEHTTLHLLYSRFWHKFLYDIGVVPTKEPYAKRTSHGMILGEGGEKMSKSRGNVVNPDDIVNEYGADTMRLYEMFIGDFEKAAPWSSQSIKGCKRFLDRVYSLPELLVEGEGYGKLEKSFNRAIKKVSEDIMTLKANTAIAALMELLNEIAAEKAITADGLKTFLILLNPLAPHITEELWEQNGFGGYVHQQSWPAYDESKLADDVVDIAVQINGKLRGTVAIPADASDADAIAAAKANGKIAAELEGKQIVKEIFVKGRLVNIVAR; encoded by the coding sequence ATGGGATACGATTTCAAAGCAATAGAGAAAAAATGGCAGGATAAATGGGACGAGCTCAAGCCTTTCGCCGCGGTGACCGGCAGCGAGAAGCCGAAGTTTTACGCGCTCGTCGAGTTCCCGTACCCCTCCGGCGCGGGACTGCACGTCGGGCATCCGCGTTCCTACACCGCGCTCGACGTCATCGCGCGCAAGCAGCGTCTGAGCGGCTATAACGTTCTGTATCCGATGGGCTGGGACGCCTTCGGCCTGCCGACCGAGAACTACGCGATAAAGAACAAGATACACCCCGAGATCGTGACGCGCAACAACATCGCGCGTTTCAAGAGCCAGCTCAAATCGCTCGGACTATCCTTCGACTGGGACAGAGAGATCAACACCACCGATCCCGATTACTTCAAGTGGACGCAGTGGATTTTCCTGAAGCTTTTCGAGCGCGGACTCGCGTACAAGAAGGAGATGGCGGTCAATTTCTGCACCTCCTGCAAGTGCGTCCTCGCCAACGAAGAGGTCGTCGGCGGCGTATGCGAACGCTGCGGCAGCGAGGTAATCCGCAAGACCAAGAGCCAGTGGATGCTGAAGATAACCGAGTACGCCGAGCGCCTGCTGAGCGACCTTGACGACGTCGACTACATAGAGCGCGTCAAGACGCAGCAGCGCAACTGGATCGGCAGATCCAAGGGCGCGGAGGTCGATTTCACGACTACCGCGGGCGATACGCTCCGCATCTTCACGACCCGTCCCGATACGCTTTTCGGCGCGACCTATATGGTCATCGCGCCCGAGCATCCGCTCATCGATAAGTGGCGCGAAAAGCTCGCGAATTTTGACGCCGTTTCCGCTTACCGTGACGAGGCTGCGCATAAATCCGATTTTGAACGCACCGAGGTCGCCAAGGACAAGACCGGCGTCAAGCTCGACGGAGTCGAAGCGATCAACCCCGTCAACGGCAAGCGGATACCGATATTCATTTCCGACTACGTTCTCATTTCCTACGGCACCGGCGCGATAATGGCCGTTCCGGGCCACGACACCCGCGACTGGGAGTTCGCTAAAAAGTTCAACGTTCCGATTATAGAGGTCGTCAAGGGCGGAAACGTCGAAGAGGCCGCCTTTACCGACTGCGAGACCGGCGTAATGGTCAACTCCGGATTCCTCGACGGGCTTCCCGTCGAAGAAGCGAAAAAGAAGATCGTCGCCTGGCTCGCCGAAAAGGGAATAGGCGAGGAGAAGGTGACCTACAAACTCCGCGACTGGGTGTTCTCGCGCCAGCGTTACTGGGGCGAGCCCATTCCGATAGTTCACTGCGAGCATTGCGGCTACGTTCCGCTGCCGGAGGATCAGCTTCCGCTGCGTCTGCCGGAGGTGGAGAGCTACGAGCCTTCCGACGACGGCTCTTCGCCGCTCGCGAAGATAGATTCCTGGGTGAACACGACCTGCCCGAAGTGCGGCGCTCCCGCGAAGCGCGAGACCGACACCATGCCGCAGTGGGCCGGCTCGTCGTGGTACTTCCTGCGCTACTGCGATCCGCACAACGACAAGGCGCTCGCGTCAAAAGAGGCGCTGGATTACTGGACTCCGGTCGACTGGTACAACGGCGGCATGGAGCACACGACGCTGCACCTGCTTTATTCGCGTTTCTGGCATAAGTTCCTCTACGATATCGGCGTCGTGCCGACGAAGGAGCCTTACGCAAAGCGCACCAGCCACGGAATGATCCTCGGCGAAGGCGGGGAGAAGATGTCCAAATCCCGCGGCAACGTCGTCAACCCCGACGATATCGTAAACGAATACGGTGCGGACACCATGCGCCTTTACGAGATGTTCATCGGAGACTTCGAGAAAGCGGCGCCCTGGTCCTCGCAGAGCATAAAGGGCTGCAAGCGCTTCCTCGACCGCGTTTATTCGCTTCCGGAGCTGCTCGTCGAAGGCGAGGGTTACGGCAAGCTCGAGAAGAGCTTTAACCGCGCGATAAAGAAGGTCTCCGAGGATATAATGACGCTCAAGGCGAATACCGCGATCGCGGCGCTTATGGAGCTTCTCAACGAGATCGCCGCAGAGAAGGCGATAACCGCCGACGGGCTCAAGACCTTCCTGATCCTGCTCAACCCGCTCGCTCCGCACATTACGGAGGAGCTTTGGGAGCAGAACGGTTTCGGCGGTTACGTCCATCAGCAGAGCTGGCCGGCGTATGACGAAAGCAAACTCGCCGACGACGTCGTAGATATAGCCGTACAGATAAACGGCAAACTTCGCGGTACCGTTGCGATTCCCGCCGACGCCTCAGACGCCGACGCCATCGCCGCCGCGAAAGCAAACGGGAAGATAGCCGCCGAGCTCGAGGGCAAGCAGATTGTCAAAGAGATCTTCGTCAAGGGCAGGCTCGTCAATATAGTCGCGAGATAA
- the rsfS gene encoding ribosome silencing factor, producing MKEKNKIVETAVKALNSKKGVDIEVIDVSELTNIADWFILASGTSNVHVKSLVDEVEALLKQEQGIDPKRVEGYPTAQWILMDYGDVIVHVFHPEAREFYSLERLYSEGARMEIEDK from the coding sequence ATGAAAGAAAAGAACAAGATCGTCGAGACCGCGGTCAAAGCGCTCAACTCGAAGAAGGGCGTAGATATCGAAGTTATAGACGTTTCAGAGCTGACGAACATAGCCGACTGGTTCATTCTCGCCAGCGGCACCAGCAACGTTCACGTCAAATCCCTCGTCGACGAGGTCGAAGCGCTGCTCAAACAGGAGCAGGGAATAGACCCCAAGCGCGTTGAGGGCTACCCCACCGCACAGTGGATACTTATGGATTACGGCGACGTCATCGTACACGTTTTCCACCCCGAAGCAAGAGAGTTTTACAGCCTCGAACGCCTTTACAGCGAGGGCGCGAGAATGGAAATAGAGGATAAATAA